The window ATTAATTTTATTTTGGATTGGGCGATATGCTATTAAATGGGTAAAAGCATTTGCGGTCCGCATTATGACAAAAGCTTCCTATGACTCAGCAGCAATGAGCTTTATCACTCAAATTATTAATTATGCCTTGCTAGTAGGGTTAGTATTGATTTGCTTAAACCAAATCGGTATTCCTACAACATCCTTTATAGCTGCTTTTGGTGCGTTTGGTTTAGGTATTGGTCTCGCCTTACAGAATAACCTTTCTAACTTAGCATCTGGTTTATTAATTCTTATCTTCAAACCTTTTAGAGCGGGTCACGTTATTCAGGTAGGTGATGTAGTTGGCAGTGTTAAATCAATTCAATTTATGTATACAGTTATTACTACAAAAGATCAAAAGAATGTATACATACCTAATTCTCTTCTTACATCACAAGCTGTAACTAACATTGTTTATACTACAGAACGGGTTATCCCATTTACGTTTGACATTGGTTATAATAATGATCATCATGAGGCAATAAAAATCTTAAAAAATATTTTTGCAGCAGATAAACGTGTCCTTAATCCGAAGAATATGGAAATAGGTATCTCTGAATTTGGAGATAATTCTGTACGAATCGCCGCTTATGCTCGTGTTAAGTCGAATGATTTTCTCGATGTTCAATATAGCATTATGTCTGATGTAAAAGATGCATTCGACAAATATGGCATCGATATTCCATATCCTCAACGTGTAGTATATATTCAAAATGTAGATACATCGACAGGTGAAATTAAAGGGACAAAGAAGAAAGCAACTGCTACAAATGTAGCACTAGATGATAGTCTTGAAAGTTAAGATACTGGAAGGTAGAACGAGAGTGATGACACTTTTAACGACGAATATTCATATGTTTTATAAGAAATTGGTATTGGCCATAACTTTTATAGGAATCATATTTATAGGTGCTAGTGTTG of the Veillonella parvula genome contains:
- a CDS encoding mechanosensitive ion channel family protein; translation: MANFLSAVSEFLFKDANILIQIRDWFFAQAGNILLALILFWIGRYAIKWVKAFAVRIMTKASYDSAAMSFITQIINYALLVGLVLICLNQIGIPTTSFIAAFGAFGLGIGLALQNNLSNLASGLLILIFKPFRAGHVIQVGDVVGSVKSIQFMYTVITTKDQKNVYIPNSLLTSQAVTNIVYTTERVIPFTFDIGYNNDHHEAIKILKNIFAADKRVLNPKNMEIGISEFGDNSVRIAAYARVKSNDFLDVQYSIMSDVKDAFDKYGIDIPYPQRVVYIQNVDTSTGEIKGTKKKATATNVALDDSLES